Proteins found in one Homalodisca vitripennis isolate AUS2020 chromosome 4, UT_GWSS_2.1, whole genome shotgun sequence genomic segment:
- the LOC124359435 gene encoding circumsporozoite protein-like: MAYTHVILCAMVFFQGTWSLPATSVSTGSQLVDEFNKNLQTVMQNLQNGASKVSTPAIHFGFSTIPNLISNGVKTATDTVSKLTEAGRDAAGNVITGAGHVAGSAASMGSALAGGALQVAGSGLGAVTGGVDAAATAGLDFANKMADSAAQGIKTGGSIGNSALTAAGDGLAVASSGIGVVSNGIGGLINAMGGLMNDRIKATEQAIATMIQSGLDGLSKGALNLTSQGQVSFYNALKSFLQILVNMQTLFNNWVTSIAAASSTAASGTAASGTAASGTAASGTSGSASGGAKSS, from the exons ATGGCTTACACACACGTTATATTGTGTGCAATGGTCTTCTTCCAG GGAACATGGAGTCTACCAGCAACCTCTGTGAGTACTGGGAGTCAGTTGGTTGACGAATTTAACAAGAATTTGCAAACAGTTATGCAAAACTTACAAAACGGAGCATCTAAGGTGTCTACTCCAGCCATCCATTTCGGGTTCTCCACCATCCCTAACCTGATCAGTAACGGAGTGAAGACTGCAACTGACACAGTGTCCAAGTTAACAGAAGCAGGCCGTGATGCAGCTGGTAATGTGATAACTGGAGCCGGTCACGTGGCTGGGAGCGCGGCATCAATGGGATCAGCCCTAGCCGGTGGCGCCCTGCAGGTAGCAGGTAGTGGTCTGGGCGCCGTCACAGGGGGAGTGGATGCCGCGGCTACCGCTGGACTTGACTTCGCCAACAAGATGGCGGATTCTGCCGCACAAGGAATCAAAACCGGAGGATCCATCGGGAATTCTGCCCTCACTGCTGCAGGAGACGGCTTGGCTGTCGCCAGCTCAGGAATCGGCGTGGTCTCCAACGGCATTGGCGGATTGATTAATGCTATGGGAGGATTGATGAATGACAGGATAAAGGCCACCGAGCAGGCGATAGCTACCATGATACAGTCCGGACTAGATGGTCTGAGTAAAGGCGCTCTCAACCTGACAAGCCAAGGACAAGTCAGCTTTTACAACGCGCTCAAGTCTTTCCTGCAAATTTTAGTCAACATGCAAACCCTGTTTAACAACTGGGTTACTTCCATTGCTGCTGCCTCTTCCACCGCCGCTTCTGGCACTGCCGCTTCTGGCACCGCCGCATCAGGCACCGCCGCTTCTGGCACTTCTGGTTCAGCTTCCGGAGGCGCAAAATCATCTTAA